The following coding sequences lie in one Carassius gibelio isolate Cgi1373 ecotype wild population from Czech Republic chromosome A17, carGib1.2-hapl.c, whole genome shotgun sequence genomic window:
- the LOC128031824 gene encoding zona pellucida sperm-binding protein 3 isoform X1, whose product MGFLQGVLVLVVIVAFDLKSALGSLKHRQSPSSTKPQSASASRVPDLSSQGFLNPFQKASQLPSLDYRKFAQDPLGLQEKQLLQGPVKPLDWKFPIVPEVQRELAVNFQLRKPVTPSSVAVQCSESRVHVEVKKDMFSNGQLIQPSGLSMGGCPVVGEDSASGVLILEYALQDCNSVLMMSADELVYTFALTYTPLAFAGTPITRTEGAVVGVQCHYQRLHNVSSNALRPTWVPYASTEVAEDVLVFSMKLMMDDWANQRPSNVYYLGDIINIEASVKVYNHVPLRVFVDRCVATQVPDVTSVPRYSLIENHGCLVDAKATASSSHFLPRTQEDKIRFQLEAFMFQGGSSPSIYITCTVKATLASAPSDALHKSCSFSNGWLAADGNHQVCACCDSTCGPEGGRDAPIGGRCSVGRQGLPRSCNGSRATEVFRWTSINGDNPIASNKPKTVFLLLLFLSSLKTLGLCSKD is encoded by the exons ATGGGGTTCTTGCAAGGTGTGTTAGTGTTGGTTGTGATTGTGGCTTTTGATCTGAAGAGTGCATTGGGAAGTTTGAAACACCGTCAAAGTCCAAGCAGCACAAAGCCGCAATCAGCTTCAGCTTCCAGAGTTCCTGATCTTTCTTCTCAAGGGTTCTTGAATCCTTTTCAAAAGGCTTCTCAGCTTCCGAGTCTTGACTACAGAAAATTTGCGCAAGACcctcttggtcttcaggagaagcagcTGTTGCAGGGTCCAGTCAAGCCTTTGGACTGGAAGTTTCCCATCGTTCCAGAGGTGCAACGTGAGTTGGCGGTGAACTTCCAGTTGAGGAAACCTGTGACTCCCAGTAGTGTAGCTGTTCAATGCAGTGAGAGCCGGGTTCATGTGGAGGTGAAGAAGGATATGTTTAGCAATGGTCaactgatccagccatctggtTTGTCTATGGGAGGCTGTCCTGTTGTTGGTGAGGACTCTGCCTCTGGGGTGCTCATCCTCGAATATGCACTGCAGGACTGCAATAGTGTGCTGATG ATGTCTGCGGATGAGCTAGTCTACACCTTTGCTCTTACCTACACCCCTTTGGCATTTGCTGGCACGCCGATTACCCGTACTGAGGGTGCAGTTGTTGGCGTTCAATGCCACTATCAAAG GCTCCATAATGTGAGCAGTAATGCTTTGAGGCCAACTTGGGTTCCTTATGCTTCAACGGAGGTTGCTGAAGACGTCTTGGTGTTCTCCATGAAGCTCATGATGG atgactggGCCAATCAGAGGCCTTCAAATGTGTACTACTTGGGTGACATTATTAATattgaggcatctgtgaaggtgTACAACCACGTCCccctgcgtgtgtttgtggaccgctgtgtggccacccaagtacctgatgtgaCTTCTGTTCCGAGATATTCCCTCATTGAGAATCATGG GTGCCTTGTGGATGCCAAGGCTACGGCTTCCAGCTCCCACTTCTTGCCTCGGACCCAGGAAGACAAGatccggttccagctggaggcTTTCATGTTCCAGGGAGGATCCAGTCCTTCT atctacatAACGTGTACCGtgaaggccactcttgcttctgcacccAGTGACGCTctccacaaatcctgttcctttTCCAACGG gtggcttgctgctgatgggaaccacCAGGTTTGTGCTTGCTGTGACTCAACTTGTGGCCCTGAAGGGGGACGTGATGCTCCTATTGGGGGTAG GTGTTCAGTGGGAAGGCAAGGCCTCCCTCGGTCCTGTAATGGTTCAAGGGCGACAGAAGTCTTTAGGTGGACCTCAATAAATGGGGACAACCCTATTGCTTCCAATAAACCAAAAAC